One uncultured Acidilobus sp. JCHS genomic window carries:
- a CDS encoding putative dioxygenase, whose amino-acid sequence MAKVRKPAHAGTFYPALREELVKSIEESFLHRLGPGSLPRASQTRQRASVGYLVPHAGYMYSGPVAAHSYFALAREGAPKVVVVAGPNHTGLGESASVWRGDAWETPLGQVEVDQEVAKMIVSNSRFFTFDEEAHVYEHSVEVQVPFLQYVFGSNFKFIPIVIKLQTPEVSLDLASALVRLIKENGVDLVFIASSDMNHYEPHDITVRKDLEALKFVEALDSEGLFRVLEAEDISMCGPGPAMTLLYMGRMLGAQRAKVLMHATSGDVTGEKDWVVGYASAVVPLPGAEQS is encoded by the coding sequence TTGGCCAAGGTAAGGAAGCCGGCTCACGCGGGCACCTTCTACCCAGCCCTCAGGGAAGAGCTCGTTAAGAGCATCGAGGAGAGCTTCCTTCACAGGCTGGGGCCTGGGAGCCTGCCCAGGGCCTCGCAGACCAGGCAGAGGGCCAGCGTGGGCTACCTGGTCCCCCACGCGGGCTACATGTACAGCGGTCCCGTGGCGGCCCACAGCTACTTCGCCCTCGCCAGGGAGGGGGCCCCTAAGGTGGTTGTTGTCGCGGGGCCCAACCACACGGGGCTCGGCGAGTCCGCCTCAGTCTGGCGTGGCGACGCCTGGGAGACGCCGCTGGGCCAGGTGGAGGTTGACCAGGAGGTCGCCAAGATGATAGTGAGCAACTCAAGGTTCTTCACCTTCGACGAGGAGGCTCACGTCTACGAGCACTCGGTCGAGGTGCAGGTGCCGTTCCTTCAGTACGTCTTCGGCTCGAACTTCAAGTTCATACCCATAGTGATAAAGCTCCAGACGCCCGAGGTCTCATTAGACCTTGCCTCGGCCCTGGTCAGGCTGATCAAGGAGAACGGCGTTGACTTGGTCTTCATAGCGAGCAGCGACATGAACCACTACGAGCCACACGACATCACTGTCAGGAAGGACCTTGAGGCGCTGAAGTTCGTTGAGGCCCTCGACTCAGAGGGCCTCTTCAGGGTCCTGGAGGCCGAGGACATAAGCATGTGCGGGCCTGGTCCCGCTATGACGTTACTCTACATGGGCAGGATGCTCGGAGCCCAGAGAGCCAAGGTGCTCATGCACGCCACCTCTGGTGACGTGACTGGGGAGAAGGACTGGGTCGTGGGCTACGCCTCGGCCGTAGTCCCGCTGCCAGGGGCTGAGCAGTCTTGA
- a CDS encoding ATPase related to the helicase subunit of the Holliday junction resolvase: MSEAPARLPWVIKYRPKRVDEVVDQEEAKSQLLTWIESWLAGKVPSKRAALLYGPPGVGKTSLVEAIVRDYKLELLELNASDYRRAEDIRKTVGMAAFRRPLFGRLLLILLDEVDGMSARGDAGGIEELLRIIPNTQNPIVLTANDPWQDALKPLREQVLMVQFKELTLNNVVGLLQNICNKEGIECDREALRYIAEKNMGDVRACINDLEAVAEGYGKVTMELVRALVRGRDKSIDLWRTLNGIFYAKEGWQARKAVLSSEEDYETLLAWLNDNIPNKYGDPEDAFRAWDALSRASLFLSRAKGGDWDFLTYVFDMMGPGVAMARKSGEILKNRYAYPSKITMMAKLREIRELRDSVAAKVAPRLGVSMATFKADVLPYLLIMFRQGDVERAAGMVVSYDLTEDEVQYLAGARAREIMRAAEKVRQELRRGAKAEATAKKGTEQPQERPAEKRGQLTLDLFGVPSQGASEAKKEGRRRSSRSSR; encoded by the coding sequence ATGAGCGAGGCCCCCGCAAGGCTGCCCTGGGTGATCAAGTACAGGCCCAAGCGCGTGGACGAGGTGGTAGACCAGGAGGAGGCCAAGAGCCAGCTGCTCACCTGGATAGAGAGCTGGCTTGCCGGCAAGGTCCCAAGCAAGAGGGCGGCCCTCCTCTACGGCCCCCCTGGCGTCGGCAAGACGAGCCTTGTAGAGGCCATAGTGAGGGACTACAAGCTCGAGCTCCTGGAGCTCAACGCGAGCGACTACAGGAGGGCCGAGGACATAAGGAAGACCGTCGGCATGGCCGCCTTCAGGAGGCCGCTTTTCGGGCGGCTCCTCCTCATCCTCCTTGACGAGGTTGACGGCATGAGCGCTAGGGGGGACGCTGGGGGCATTGAGGAGCTCCTGAGGATCATACCTAACACCCAGAACCCTATAGTCCTGACGGCCAATGACCCCTGGCAGGACGCGCTAAAGCCCCTCAGGGAGCAGGTCCTGATGGTTCAGTTCAAGGAGCTGACGCTTAACAACGTAGTGGGGCTCCTCCAGAACATATGCAACAAGGAGGGCATAGAGTGCGACAGGGAGGCCCTAAGGTACATAGCTGAGAAGAACATGGGCGACGTGAGGGCCTGCATAAACGACCTGGAGGCAGTCGCCGAGGGCTATGGGAAGGTCACAATGGAGCTGGTCAGGGCTCTCGTGAGGGGGAGGGACAAGAGCATCGACCTGTGGCGTACCCTCAACGGAATCTTCTACGCCAAGGAGGGCTGGCAGGCCAGGAAGGCTGTCTTGAGCTCGGAGGAGGACTACGAGACCCTGCTGGCCTGGCTTAACGACAACATACCTAACAAGTACGGCGACCCCGAGGACGCCTTCAGGGCCTGGGACGCCCTCTCAAGGGCCAGCCTCTTCCTCTCAAGGGCGAAGGGCGGGGACTGGGACTTCCTGACGTACGTGTTCGACATGATGGGTCCGGGCGTCGCCATGGCGCGCAAGAGCGGCGAGATCCTCAAGAACAGGTACGCTTACCCGTCTAAGATAACGATGATGGCCAAGCTCAGGGAGATCAGGGAGCTGAGGGACAGCGTGGCGGCCAAGGTCGCGCCTCGCCTGGGCGTCTCGATGGCTACGTTCAAGGCTGACGTCCTCCCCTACCTCCTTATAATGTTCAGGCAGGGCGACGTTGAGAGGGCCGCTGGAATGGTTGTGTCCTACGACCTGACGGAGGACGAGGTCCAGTACCTGGCCGGCGCGAGGGCCCGCGAGATAATGAGGGCAGCCGAGAAGGTGAGACAGGAGCTCAGGCGGGGCGCCAAGGCAGAGGCTACGGCCAAGAAGGGGACCGAGCAGCCCCAGGAGAGGCCTGCGGAGAAGAGGGGCCAGCTGACCCTTGACCTCTTTGGCGTGCCGAGCCAGGGGGCCTCCGAGGCTAAGAAGGAGGGCAGGCGCAGGTCCTCTAGGTCGTCTAGATAG
- a CDS encoding putative ATPase involved in replication control, Cdc46/Mcm family, protein MSEGVQEQLMVGEKFKEFLRSFKDATGLKYMNRIHRMMNLDMTSLLVDYPDLYRHDPELAVLLVDNPRPVLKQFDDALKEVIAAEDPDYAKRKGKFHVRIQGLYETTKIRDVKTSHIGKLVQIEGIITRMRPVRSKMIKAAFRHEKEGCNAEFLWPEGEDELIEDKIERPPVCPVCHEAGGRFVLLRDKSIYIDWQELTLQERPEDVPGGQMPRSIAVELTEDLVDIARPGDLVTVVGIVEPSPAGSDKSPLFELRVRANSLRVSEKILEEVAITREDEEKILELAKDPWVRERIVASIAPSIYGHWDLKEAIALQLFSGVQKVMPDGTRIRGDIHVLFVGDPGVAKSQLLQSASRIAPRSVFTSGKGSTAAGLTAAVLKDPKTSEYFLEAGALVLADGGLAVIDEFDKMRPEDRVSIHEAMEQQTVSISKAGIVARLNARAAVLAAGNPKYGLYDPQRSFIDNVNLPPTVLSRFDLIFVVRDLVSKDHDERLARYILDVHSDFSRFTPEIDPQLLKKYVIYARRYYRPKLSEEAKEIIQEFFVTMRSTALKYGSEGQIPVPVTARQLEALVRLSEAHARMGLKDTVTAEDAEEAIRLMLSFLSSVGLDIESGAIDIGIISTGAPFHTRKLMTVITDTIKRLSEDGRPCVKHEDLIKEVVNITKASKEKAEEAIAKMKQQGLIIERRPECYTVM, encoded by the coding sequence GTGAGCGAGGGCGTTCAGGAGCAGCTAATGGTTGGGGAGAAGTTCAAGGAGTTCCTGAGGAGCTTCAAGGACGCCACGGGCCTTAAGTACATGAACAGAATACACAGGATGATGAACCTTGACATGACTAGCCTTTTAGTTGACTACCCGGACCTCTACAGGCACGACCCTGAGCTTGCAGTCCTCCTGGTGGACAACCCGAGACCTGTCCTTAAGCAGTTCGACGACGCGCTCAAGGAGGTGATCGCCGCCGAGGACCCCGACTACGCTAAGAGGAAGGGCAAGTTCCACGTGAGGATTCAGGGGCTTTACGAGACCACCAAGATAAGGGACGTAAAGACGAGCCACATAGGCAAGCTCGTACAGATAGAGGGCATAATCACCAGGATGAGGCCTGTCAGGAGCAAGATGATCAAGGCGGCCTTCAGACATGAGAAGGAGGGGTGTAACGCTGAGTTCCTGTGGCCAGAGGGAGAGGACGAGCTAATTGAGGACAAGATAGAGAGGCCGCCTGTCTGCCCGGTCTGCCACGAGGCCGGCGGGAGGTTCGTCCTTCTCAGGGACAAGTCCATCTACATAGACTGGCAGGAGCTGACCCTCCAGGAGAGGCCTGAGGACGTGCCAGGAGGCCAGATGCCGAGAAGCATAGCTGTCGAGCTGACGGAGGACCTAGTTGACATAGCTAGGCCTGGCGACCTGGTGACAGTGGTCGGCATAGTTGAGCCCTCCCCCGCCGGAAGCGATAAGAGCCCTCTCTTCGAGCTGAGGGTGAGGGCCAACAGCTTACGCGTCTCTGAGAAGATCCTGGAGGAGGTAGCGATAACGAGGGAGGACGAGGAGAAGATACTTGAGCTCGCTAAGGACCCATGGGTCAGGGAGAGGATCGTAGCCAGCATAGCGCCGTCGATCTACGGCCACTGGGACCTGAAGGAGGCCATAGCCCTTCAGCTCTTCAGCGGCGTACAGAAGGTGATGCCGGACGGCACCAGGATAAGGGGCGACATACACGTCCTCTTCGTAGGAGACCCCGGCGTCGCCAAGAGCCAGCTGCTCCAGTCCGCCTCAAGGATAGCGCCCAGGTCCGTCTTCACGAGCGGCAAGGGCTCCACGGCGGCCGGCCTCACAGCGGCAGTCCTCAAGGACCCCAAGACCAGCGAGTACTTCCTGGAGGCCGGCGCCCTAGTCCTTGCGGACGGCGGGCTCGCCGTTATTGACGAGTTCGACAAGATGAGGCCTGAGGACAGGGTCTCAATACACGAGGCTATGGAGCAGCAGACTGTCAGCATATCAAAGGCCGGCATCGTGGCCAGGCTCAACGCGAGGGCGGCCGTCCTGGCGGCAGGCAACCCCAAGTACGGCCTCTACGACCCGCAGAGGTCCTTCATAGATAACGTTAACCTGCCCCCTACGGTGCTCTCCAGGTTTGACCTCATATTCGTGGTCAGGGACCTGGTGTCCAAGGATCATGACGAGAGGCTGGCCAGGTACATACTTGACGTCCACAGTGACTTCAGCAGGTTCACCCCTGAGATCGACCCCCAGCTCCTCAAGAAGTACGTGATATACGCAAGGAGGTACTATAGGCCCAAGCTGAGCGAAGAGGCCAAGGAGATAATACAGGAGTTCTTCGTGACCATGAGGTCCACGGCCCTCAAGTACGGCTCTGAGGGGCAGATACCAGTGCCGGTGACGGCAAGGCAGCTGGAGGCCCTCGTGAGGCTCTCGGAGGCCCATGCCAGGATGGGACTTAAGGATACAGTCACCGCTGAGGACGCCGAGGAGGCCATAAGGCTCATGCTCTCCTTCCTCTCCTCAGTAGGGCTTGACATCGAGTCAGGCGCCATAGACATCGGCATAATATCAACAGGCGCCCCCTTCCATACAAGGAAGCTCATGACGGTCATAACTGACACCATTAAGAGGCTAAGCGAGGACGGAAGGCCATGCGTAAAGCATGAGGACCTTATCAAGGAGGTCGTTAACATCACTAAAGCCTCAAAGGAAAAGGCGGAGGAGGCCATAGCCAAGATGAAGCAGCAGGGCCTAATTATAGAGCGCAGGCCCGAGTGCTACACGGTCATGTGA
- a CDS encoding Acyl-CoA synthetases (AMP-forming)/AMP-acid ligases II → MTKPWESLFPGGLPYVEPIDEPVFRLLDAQADKAPERCAAVQLETGVCYTWRVLRDLSSRVAGLLRSLGAKRGSQVLFAAFNRIEALAGLLGIMRSGAVAVLVDPLTISEDLAMQLEGKGIRVGVVSSAFYEREAETLRRSGLTDVIVVDGSPKEVGPKVHTLSEALGSDEVIGDDVDGSSRSVIMYYAGIAGRTMQVYHTHRALSTAVEALRVSMALDFTPISIVVAPITHVLGLQVSTLTPLASGGSVVMMQRWDEILAARALAYYGINFVSGAPLMHDTLADAVAKLGVRPGVRLGLSGGAPLRPETQDKFLKSLGAPLVQFYGMTETWVLTYQPLAVKEVKGTVGAPIADVDVKVVNPDNPSEERGTGEVGELLVKAPWLMEGYEDAEETKKAFYNGWLRTGDLLMMDEKGLLYFRGVRKRMIKYKAYPIFPRDLEVLLMRHEAVQQAYVYGEPDPEVGERPVAKVVLRPGKSASEQELLNFVNSRVAFYKRLHRVYIVSSI, encoded by the coding sequence TTGACTAAGCCCTGGGAGAGCCTCTTCCCTGGAGGCCTGCCCTACGTGGAGCCCATAGATGAGCCTGTCTTCAGGCTCCTCGACGCCCAGGCTGATAAGGCGCCGGAGAGGTGCGCGGCTGTTCAGCTTGAGACAGGGGTCTGCTACACCTGGAGGGTCCTCAGGGACCTCTCATCAAGGGTGGCGGGCCTCCTCAGGTCACTTGGCGCCAAGAGGGGCTCACAGGTGCTCTTCGCGGCCTTCAACAGGATAGAGGCCCTAGCCGGCCTGCTTGGGATAATGAGGTCAGGCGCCGTCGCCGTCCTCGTGGACCCGCTGACCATATCGGAGGACCTCGCCATGCAGCTTGAGGGGAAGGGCATAAGGGTTGGCGTGGTCTCCTCGGCTTTCTACGAGCGCGAGGCCGAGACGCTGAGGAGGTCAGGGCTCACCGACGTTATCGTCGTTGACGGGTCCCCGAAGGAGGTGGGGCCGAAGGTCCACACGCTTTCAGAGGCCCTCGGCAGTGATGAGGTGATAGGTGATGACGTTGATGGCTCCTCGAGGTCCGTCATAATGTACTACGCCGGGATAGCCGGCAGGACCATGCAGGTGTACCACACCCACAGGGCGCTCTCAACGGCCGTTGAGGCGCTAAGGGTCAGCATGGCCCTGGACTTCACGCCCATATCCATCGTGGTAGCGCCCATAACCCACGTCCTCGGCCTGCAGGTAAGCACCCTCACGCCGCTGGCCAGCGGGGGCTCTGTGGTCATGATGCAGAGGTGGGATGAGATACTTGCAGCCAGGGCCCTGGCCTACTATGGCATAAACTTCGTCTCAGGGGCGCCTCTAATGCACGACACCTTGGCGGACGCCGTGGCCAAGCTGGGCGTCAGGCCGGGCGTCAGGCTAGGCCTCTCAGGCGGGGCGCCTCTCAGGCCTGAGACTCAGGACAAGTTCTTGAAGTCACTAGGGGCGCCCCTGGTGCAGTTCTACGGCATGACCGAGACGTGGGTGCTCACCTACCAGCCTCTGGCGGTTAAGGAAGTCAAGGGCACAGTAGGCGCGCCCATAGCGGACGTTGACGTGAAGGTGGTAAACCCGGACAACCCGTCCGAGGAGAGGGGGACAGGCGAGGTAGGGGAGCTCCTGGTCAAGGCGCCCTGGCTCATGGAGGGCTATGAGGACGCTGAGGAGACGAAGAAGGCGTTCTACAACGGGTGGCTCAGGACAGGTGACCTCTTAATGATGGACGAGAAGGGCCTGCTGTACTTCAGGGGCGTGAGGAAGCGCATGATCAAGTACAAGGCCTACCCGATATTCCCCAGAGACCTCGAGGTCCTCCTGATGAGGCATGAGGCTGTCCAGCAGGCCTACGTCTATGGTGAGCCTGACCCCGAGGTTGGGGAGAGGCCCGTGGCCAAGGTGGTCCTGAGGCCTGGGAAGTCAGCCAGTGAGCAGGAGCTGCTCAACTTCGTGAACTCAAGGGTAGCGTTCTACAAGAGGCTTCACAGGGTCTACATAGTTAGCTCTATCTAG
- a CDS encoding putative archaeal kinase produces MGCREAVVKLGGSAITIKSSPETVNWESLSRVVSTLASFVRSGGRLIVVHGGGSFGHYAVDRLQRERGSLGPLEVAEVQRAMLVLAMAVISELTGAGVPATLHPAHTMCRSQTSCDLRPMVSDYEAGLVPVTYGDAVLCCGRGEIVSGDYLASQLATLVKAECLIYVTDVKGVLGPDGSVMRQVRPGEPIGALRSSGPDVTGGISRKILEAASSAAKVVRIVHWEDLDRALRGEEVGTLVVR; encoded by the coding sequence TTGGGCTGCCGTGAGGCGGTGGTCAAGCTGGGCGGCTCGGCCATCACGATCAAGTCGTCACCTGAGACCGTTAACTGGGAGTCGCTGAGCAGGGTTGTCTCGACCCTGGCGTCCTTCGTGAGGTCAGGGGGCAGGCTAATTGTCGTCCACGGCGGGGGGAGCTTCGGCCACTACGCTGTGGACAGGCTGCAGCGTGAGAGGGGCTCGCTGGGCCCCCTTGAGGTCGCTGAGGTCCAGAGGGCGATGCTGGTCCTGGCCATGGCGGTCATCAGCGAGCTGACGGGGGCCGGGGTCCCAGCGACGCTACACCCCGCCCACACCATGTGCAGGTCCCAGACCTCCTGCGACCTGAGGCCTATGGTGAGCGACTATGAGGCTGGGCTCGTCCCCGTGACCTACGGCGACGCCGTGCTATGTTGCGGCAGAGGGGAGATAGTTAGCGGGGACTACCTGGCCTCCCAGCTCGCTACCCTCGTCAAAGCTGAGTGCCTGATATACGTCACCGACGTAAAGGGTGTCCTGGGGCCTGACGGCTCCGTGATGAGGCAGGTGAGGCCTGGCGAGCCTATAGGGGCCCTTAGGTCATCAGGGCCTGACGTTACAGGGGGCATCAGCAGGAAGATATTGGAGGCCGCCTCGTCCGCCGCCAAGGTCGTGAGGATAGTCCACTGGGAGGACCTGGACAGGGCGCTGAGGGGCGAGGAGGTGGGGACACTCGTAGTGAGGTAG
- a CDS encoding GINS complex subunit Sld5 has product MKLTERLRLIELDSLLRPVRVMILRDHVLTLPEGKLSVKKGDEVEVPRWMVQTLMSRGVAKPKDVVDVNYINSYHYKERRTSAITQLSQLPQDFYVAVGEYLRRLDEEIRAQPSHMLINDRDVSEKSLLELSQLRLNKIMRLAQTDTEEDVLGNMTPEEALVYSVIRETVNSWRKYIQSLIGGGAQ; this is encoded by the coding sequence TTGAAGCTGACGGAGAGGCTCAGGCTGATAGAGCTCGACTCGCTGCTGAGGCCTGTAAGGGTGATGATACTTAGGGATCACGTCTTGACGCTGCCGGAGGGGAAGCTCAGCGTTAAGAAGGGTGACGAGGTCGAGGTGCCCAGGTGGATGGTTCAGACCCTCATGTCAAGGGGTGTGGCTAAGCCCAAGGACGTCGTTGACGTGAACTACATAAACAGCTACCACTACAAAGAGAGGAGGACCTCCGCGATCACACAGCTCAGTCAGCTCCCCCAGGACTTCTACGTGGCCGTGGGCGAGTACCTGAGGAGGCTTGATGAGGAGATAAGGGCCCAGCCCTCCCATATGCTTATAAATGACAGAGACGTCAGCGAGAAGAGCCTACTTGAGCTCTCCCAGCTGAGGCTCAACAAGATAATGAGGCTTGCCCAGACCGACACTGAGGAGGACGTCCTGGGCAACATGACCCCCGAGGAGGCGTTGGTCTACTCCGTTATCAGGGAGACCGTCAACTCGTGGCGTAAGTACATTCAGTCCCTGATCGGGGGTGGCGCCCAGTGA
- a CDS encoding L-alanine-DL-glutamate epimerase and related enzymes of enolase superfamily codes for MELKITGFSHFTVQANFEWTFVRVYAGDLYGTGEAGPTPGGSEIAERLGRLLMGEDALKVNRVLQKLRWATLYAGTSAYHIISAIDMALYDLIGKYLNVPVYVLLGGDRTEVPVYVDAHGGKGLEAMDSTLIPVEPPWLAEAKEVEKGRLTAPMPVHGRLTAERWNEDYSPEAYARRAKELKAEGWRAIKFDLDVPTPYSDPRRLRSGRLNNAEVDFLASLARAARKAVGDDVDLMFDLHWRYDVNTAVAICRALEPIRPRWVEDPTSAVTTLTNFDELKVITSKCSVPIEVGENLYTVYQFKELVNLGPLVWGPDVAKVGGLTELRRVEELASLYDIEVSPHNIGSPIATMAAAHAASVSNTFGALEFHGHDLPFWNDLVKGRKRVIDVTEGVIRLTDEPGLGIELDEQVARRLWPDFKL; via the coding sequence TTGGAACTTAAGATAACGGGCTTCTCACACTTCACTGTACAGGCTAACTTTGAGTGGACTTTCGTTAGGGTGTACGCAGGCGACCTCTATGGGACGGGCGAGGCTGGGCCGACGCCTGGGGGCTCAGAGATAGCGGAGAGGCTGGGCAGGCTCCTGATGGGCGAGGACGCCCTTAAGGTGAACAGGGTCCTCCAGAAGCTCAGGTGGGCCACGCTATATGCCGGGACCTCAGCATACCACATAATCTCGGCCATCGACATGGCCCTTTACGACCTCATAGGGAAGTACCTCAACGTCCCAGTTTACGTCCTCCTGGGCGGCGACAGGACAGAGGTCCCGGTCTACGTAGACGCTCACGGCGGCAAGGGGCTGGAGGCCATGGACTCCACCCTGATCCCTGTCGAGCCGCCGTGGTTAGCTGAGGCCAAGGAGGTGGAGAAGGGGAGGCTGACAGCCCCTATGCCAGTTCATGGCAGGCTCACAGCCGAGAGGTGGAACGAGGACTACTCGCCGGAGGCCTACGCGAGGAGGGCCAAGGAGCTGAAGGCGGAGGGCTGGAGAGCGATCAAGTTCGACCTGGACGTGCCGACCCCCTACTCTGACCCAAGGAGGCTGAGGTCCGGCAGGCTCAACAACGCCGAGGTGGACTTCCTGGCCTCGCTGGCCAGGGCCGCGAGGAAGGCGGTGGGCGATGACGTAGACCTCATGTTTGACCTTCACTGGAGGTACGACGTTAACACCGCCGTGGCCATCTGTAGGGCCCTTGAGCCCATAAGGCCGAGGTGGGTTGAGGACCCAACCTCCGCAGTGACCACTTTGACCAACTTCGACGAGCTCAAGGTGATAACCTCTAAGTGCTCAGTGCCCATAGAGGTGGGCGAGAACCTCTACACTGTCTATCAGTTCAAGGAGCTGGTCAACTTAGGCCCCCTGGTCTGGGGCCCTGACGTGGCTAAGGTAGGAGGGCTAACGGAGCTCAGGAGGGTGGAGGAGCTGGCATCGCTGTACGACATTGAGGTGTCACCCCATAACATAGGGTCCCCCATAGCGACCATGGCGGCGGCGCACGCCGCCTCCGTCTCAAACACGTTCGGGGCCCTTGAGTTCCACGGTCACGACCTGCCCTTCTGGAACGACCTGGTAAAGGGCAGGAAGAGAGTGATTGACGTCACGGAGGGCGTGATAAGGCTCACCGACGAACCGGGCCTCGGCATTGAGCTGGACGAACAGGTCGCCAGGAGGCTGTGGCCTGACTTCAAGCTCTAG
- a CDS encoding DNA polymerase III, gamma/tau subunit, giving the protein MSTALELLWAEKYRPRTLDEIVNQREIVDRLKRFVKEKNMPHLLFAGPPGTGKTTAAHALAHDLYGEGYRQFMLELNASDERGIDTIREKVKEFARSRTPPDIPFKIVLLDEADNMTADAQQALRRLMELYSNNTRFILAANYPSKIIDALQSRCAFFRFTPLSKEDVVSRLKFIADNEKASYDEDALEAIYDVSEGDMRKAINILQTAASLGKVTVDSVYRVIGMARPKDIREMVEVALKGDFTGARELLRKLMIEYGLSGEDVVRQVHREIFSADLKMPEELRVLVADYLGEIHFRIVEGSDDDIQLSAFLAWLSMMGRKYGATS; this is encoded by the coding sequence TTGAGCACAGCGCTTGAGCTCCTGTGGGCCGAGAAGTACAGGCCCCGCACCCTCGATGAGATAGTGAACCAGAGGGAGATAGTCGACAGGCTCAAGAGGTTCGTCAAGGAGAAGAACATGCCCCACCTGCTCTTCGCCGGCCCGCCTGGGACAGGCAAGACGACGGCGGCCCACGCCCTGGCCCATGACCTTTACGGCGAGGGGTACAGGCAGTTCATGCTGGAGCTGAACGCCAGCGACGAGAGGGGCATAGACACCATAAGGGAGAAGGTCAAGGAGTTCGCCAGGAGCAGGACGCCGCCTGACATACCCTTCAAGATAGTCCTCCTCGATGAGGCTGACAACATGACGGCAGACGCCCAGCAAGCCCTCAGGAGGCTGATGGAGCTCTACAGCAACAACACGCGGTTCATACTGGCCGCCAACTACCCCTCCAAGATTATAGACGCGTTACAGAGCAGGTGCGCCTTCTTTAGGTTCACCCCGCTCTCCAAGGAGGACGTCGTGTCGAGACTGAAGTTCATAGCCGATAACGAGAAGGCCTCTTACGATGAGGACGCGCTCGAAGCCATATATGATGTGTCGGAGGGCGACATGAGGAAGGCCATTAACATACTGCAGACGGCCGCCTCGCTCGGCAAGGTGACGGTGGACTCCGTCTACAGGGTCATAGGCATGGCGAGGCCAAAGGACATAAGGGAGATGGTCGAGGTAGCCCTCAAGGGCGACTTCACAGGGGCCCGTGAGCTGCTGAGGAAGCTCATGATAGAGTATGGGCTCAGCGGAGAGGACGTGGTGAGGCAGGTTCACAGGGAGATCTTCTCAGCCGATCTCAAGATGCCCGAGGAGCTGAGGGTCCTGGTGGCTGACTACCTGGGTGAGATACACTTCAGGATAGTTGAAGGCAGCGACGATGATATCCAGCTCAGCGCCTTCCTGGCGTGGCTCTCTATGATGGGCAGGAAGTACGGGGCGACATCATGA